The Arachis duranensis cultivar V14167 chromosome 9, aradu.V14167.gnm2.J7QH, whole genome shotgun sequence genomic sequence aaatattaatattactatttttcacaagtgaaaaactcaaaaaaattattttaaattttccaAACAGGCTTTAaactataacaaaaaaaataaaaaaaaaacaattatcgGATCCTGCTCAATACAACCACAGTTTGACTGGAAATTCTGTCATTTGGTCGAGTTGGACCACCCTTCGAACCGCCTAACATTAGACCTGTAAAAAAGGTTTGATCCATCCGGGTTTCATCAAAACGACGTACCCTAATCTGCTGAGTGATCAGCCTCAAGACCTCAGCGAACGTCTCATTCCTCTCGCACTCACTACTCAGTCTGGTCACTCTCTCATTTCTCTCACTGTCGCACTCGCACTCAAGCTCTCTCGTCTCCGGTCTCTCTCACTGTGTCTGGTCTCGCACTCAAGCTCATTGTCTCGTCATTGTCTTGCACTCAGTCGTGCGCTTTTCCTGCGCTCGTCTTCGCCGGCGGCAGAACCAGCAGGTCCCGGAGATGGTCGTCGTTGCCGTATTCTTGCCTCGGGCCTCACTGTTAGCTTCCTTTGCGCAACCAGCAGCTAGTCTCCGATTTGGTGAGTTCCAAcaaatttcttgttctttctttttcaattttgttgcTGTAATTATTACTGAGCCTTAAATTTGTTGCTGTTTTGCTGAAATAATCACCTAACTAAATTTTGTATTGCTGAAAATGATCATAGttaaatttattgttaaaaattGTCAATGAGATGAATTTGTTGCTGTAAGAAAAGTATTCTTACATAGGGGATATTGATTTAGTATTTGTTGGGCGTCATTATTTtgataagaatttttttttaataaaaaagatttttttttattttttaggatatttgacaaatttttagtaataaaagtaaaaacactacaaaaataaaaaatatctttttttaaaaaattataatttacatttttttaaaagatttttttttaaaatattttcatataataaataaataaaaaatgctttTATAtcgttatacccaaacataattgataaataaaaaaaaaatttatacgagatatccaaacataaaattacttttacttatccataacatcttttaaaaaaaagatagcccaaaaaaaaaattttatttttcttagctGTGTCTTCTCTCTCCACCGTCGTTGTTGCTATGTAATATCTCTCCTCTGGTGTTATGTGCCTCTCTCCACCGCTGTTGTGCTCTCTACTCATCTAGTTTCGGTCACTTCCTCTGTACTCTCTCGCCGCTAGTCAGCTCTCTCCAACGTTGTGCTCTCTTGTACTTTTGTTTGCCTCTCTCGATATCTTCACTTTTGATTACTtgattattgaatatttttgaaatttctattttattagattGGGTTAAAATACAGTGGGTGATTAAGcttgattaatttatttgtgtatGATTAAACCTTGTTACTTTAAGAAAGAATGGACTAATTAACATTTTGGAGCCTTAATTTGCTTCTGTTTTGCTTGCcattagaatttaattaaagACAAATGGAAGGAGATAGGCCTTATTTTGCTTCTGTTTTGCTGGCCATTTAGGTTTCCTAATCCATCTTCATTAAACACGATATAATAAGTGCCTTGCATATGATTGTTTGCAGTTCTTGATTAATCTTTTGTTCCTATTTGGATCTTGAACATATGGCATTTCAAATGCCTAACAATTTGTAATATGTGTGAAAGGATCTGCTGCATCTTTACAGGCTATTTCCCTTGAAATTGCTTGCTTTGCTTTGATCAGCTGATGTAATAAATCTGGACCTTAATCAAAATTCAGAATTGTCAATATTTGGAGAATACAattaacataaacataatacATAAGAAGAATATGGATGGATTGTTTTGGCCCTTGATTTTTTGGCccttgatttgttgttgttatgtGATCTGATGTTTTGATGAATTCAACTATTGATCTGTcattttttgcttctgaacattGATTTTCAATTGTTGCAATTGTCACAAAATGAGCTTTTAGTTTGATGCTGGAGTGTACTATAAGATGTTGTAGTGTGAGACTATGCTGTTTACAATGGGCACTGTAATGGTTTGGTTTTGATGCTGGGCAGCGTACTCTCTAATTCTATGATAAGTTTCAGAATTAATTGTGTCTTGTTATCTGTTTTTTAAGTGGTTAATTGGGTTTACTGTTTTCTTTTGGTTAGAAATGTCTTATacttgtttatttatatttttgtactcATTAAATTGAGTTAGCTGTTTCTGtcaaatgaataaattaattttggatttattatataattatatcttGTTCAACCGGTTCAATTAGTGACCCACTAGTGGAATATTGACTCAGTGCCTCAGCTGAGTCATTCACCAAGTCAAATTTAATAACTACTTGATTTCCTGTATCAATGGCAAGTACTCAGGTTTCGAATGACTGCATGATTCTGGGGTGATGGGCTATAACTGCATGGCCAAATTTGAGCCGAACCTTGTATTTGTAATTATAGCCTCGGTATGAATGCCAGACATTTATTCTGGTGAATGAGTTGGGACATCCTTTTATATCTGATGATTATGTTTTTGAATGGCAGTAGGCATGTCACAGTGGAAGCAACGAAAGTAGAGCCTGGTCAAAGAACCTACTTCATTCCCAAACCTCTTCAAATTTCTTTCCCCTGCCTGGATCTTTTTGTCTAGTAATTTGGAGCGGGAAGCTCTGTTTGTGCCTTTGGTGGTTAAGTTGTGTATTGTACGGAAATGGATTTCATAGAATCTTCAGTTCCAGAAGCACTAGATTGTGATCTCTCATTTCCAAGGGGTGGACCCATTTATGTTCCCAATATGGTCAGCCCCTCCACAACGGTTCCTCAGTTTGAAAACTCTATAATTTCTGAACTTcaggtctctctctctctctctctccccctccccCCGTCCCAACAATTTTGCTACCTTTTCCCCTTAGTCTTCTTTGAAAAACTGTTTTTTGTTTATGCAGAATCTAGAGGCTGAATTATCACAAGATGCCACCCGAATCTCTGATGATGATGTATCGTATGCATTCTTCTTGTTATTGTTTTCCTCCTCTCATCACTGCTCATTAATACATAGGGTTTCTACTTGTTAATGGTATTGATACCTATTCAGGGTTGATGATCTTAAAATATTTACAGAGGACGAGCTAATGGATATGTCTTTGAAGGAAATATTTGAGGTATTCTCCAtgaacttttatatttttccttttgtttaatATTTGAACAGATTTAATGGAAGTGCTATTGTAGGGTATGGAGAACAATGAAAATCGTCCACCACCTTCAGACCAATCCAAAGTGGGGTTAGTCATGCATGATTTTTGTTAGTTATTACACTAATGTAGACGGCCCTTATCTGAATTCATTTTATACTAGGTTTCAGActctcagtttttttttttttattcgagCTGTATTGCTTCTCTCCTTCAACCTTATGTGTAAGACTAAAAGTAGCAACAGAATAAGAGTAGTAGATGTAGCATAGAATTAAAAAAGAGAGAGTAGATAAGAAACAGAGGAGCTGGAACATATCAAGGTGATACTCTCAGTCTCTGATATATTCATATAAGAACTAAGTACTGAAAAGAAGGGAGCAAGGTAGCATTTGAGGAGCCACCACTCTCCTAAGGTTCTTCGCAGCCTAGATCCTTCCTGCCATATTGATTCCCTTCATAAATCTTATACACTCTCAATACTCTCTCCTATAACAGGATTCATCCCTCATTCGTTCCCTCTCCAATAACTTCTCCAGCTGTCCTATTTGTTACGTCAGCTGGTcccactttattttattttcatctctcttttctttcattcttctaTTGTAAAATAAAAGGCGAAGGAGATATTTTACCACTCTCTTCTCTAACTATCTTAATTGCTTCCATTCGctcattcttcatttttcttcactTGGGTACCTAACAATTTGATTGCAATTATGTCAAATACATGAATCTTATTAATGTTTATGTAGTTGTACTACATTGATACTTGTCGGAAATTCTTTAGTGAAAATGCCATATACAGGGAGCCTAACAAAAAACAATCTTATTGCAtctctttcaatttctttctcTATCAAGTTTTACACTTTGCAGTGAACAAATAATGTAAAGAGTTTCTTGTTGGATTTGTTGTAGGGGTGGTGAAAAGAGGTCAAGGAAAAAACGGAAAGGAACAAATAATCCTATTCTTGAGGTATGCCAACTCTCTAAAAGAAATTATGTTCATGGcattattttatggttaaatTGTTTCTTTCGTGTTGATAGTGGCATACATGATATGCCATGacattttatctttatatatacATGAACTATAACTTGGGGTTGGCCCCTAAAAAATGCCGGGGGATTGGGCTTGGGCCACCACCTTTGAAATGGGATATTAAACATTTCATCTTGGTTTGCAATTTTGTTTCGTGTATGAGCTGAATAATCTGGATTCAATTATGTTCTTTTGCATTTaagttaatttgattttattttattttatttttttatcgaaACTTGATCAAGTGGATATAAGCATGTTAAATGTGCAAAGGATGTGTCAGAACTGTTTCTGTATTTGCTGTTGTGTGATTCAATTAAGTTTGCTGTTAGAATAAATAATGGAAATCGAAGCTTTTCACATATAGACTTTGAAAGGATATGTGTGCACAATCCCTTTGGAACTTATGATCATTTAGCTTTTCTAATATCTCTTTCTAATATccaacttttttttccttttcaaaagaagaaaggcaaaaataatcatttatttCGTTAATTTACAGAGTGGTTGTATAGAAAAGGTGGAGCAAGTTGTGAGAATCAAACAAAAGCAAGAAGAAGACAAGGAATCAGCAAGACTTCATTCATTTAAGTTGGTATCATTACTATTTATGTGATTATTCCATTTTTCATCAGATCTATCTATTATTCTAATTGAATGTATCTTGTCTTTGTTTTAGTCCTGCTTGCAAGATCAATGAAACCCTCAAACCAGGCAGGAACGGAAGGATGAGATCACTTAGGTCCACAAATTATACCAAAAAGGTTGCTTTGAGATTCTTATCTGATATAAAAGATCATTTGGCTTCAAATTGGAAAATATGCACACTAATGTTATCCTACTGTTAGTAGTTAGAGTAATTAACTAAGTTGTATGCACTTAGAGATGCGTGCCTTCTATATTATTGAATTGCTATATTTCTTGTTTATGTTGTTCTCTTTGTTGGATCATATATATGTCAACTTTTATCTCTTAAGTAGTTAGTTTATGGCCATTATTGACCAACTAAAAGCATTAAAATTCATGTCGGAAATCAATCAGGCATTACTTAAAGATTTCCATTTGTGACTTCGATGCAGTTCGCTGCTATCCTGAATTGATGTTTTTTCATTGGCTGCTTCCTCAATAATGGACTCCTAATATTTGTTCAATATCCAATATATCATTATTATACTACAAATAGGTTCGAACCGTAATTGACTTGTGTGTGCcttaacttcttcttctttccatgTGTATGCGCTCCTAGTCATTTTTCTGGTTTAATGTATGGCAGGTCAGTGCAGCAGATCTTCAACAACACATACCAGTGACATTTCCTGAAGTTCTTCTATCGGTGGAGGTTTACCATAATGTTCGACAGTGTGTCAAGGTATTCAACATCAATAGTTCAATACCATATTGATTTTAACAATGCTAAAATTCAATATGTAATTTCTGGAAAAAAAAAGTCTCTCCTATAATAAGTTAACTACCACAAAACAGCTGATTAACAACAGGGTCATCTCTGcgtatttgatattttttacttttattttggtaGACCCAAGAGTTGTTAGTTCTTGGAAAGCAGCCTTTAACTGATTTAAGGGAGAAGATCCATTGCTCAATGGACCAGGTGATGCAAAAAGCTGGGCAGTATGATCCTTCTGGATATTTTCTCATTGAAGTAAGCATCTCTTTTACACTGGTATTAAGGtgattttttattcattacATGACAAAAAGGTCACTTTTTTGTAGGATGTATTTTACACTGATTTGAGAGACCCATCTGCTATTAATTATGCCAAACCTATACTGGATTGGCTCCGAAACTCAAAGGAGGAGGTGCAAAAAAAATGGGAATATATTATAAGTGGCAGACTACACCAGAAACATAAAGCAATTATGGGTGAAGTATCTGCATCAAACTTGCCTCGCTTTGCATCGATTGAGATGCAAAAGATACGTTTTTGTGACTTACTATTTCGACTTGGTGCTGGATACCTCTATTGTCACCAGGTAATTTCGTTTTAGTTCTCGGAATTAATGTTTGGTTATTACCTTCTTCCCATAGACACGTATGGTAAATCAAAGGGAAGTGTAGCTTAGCTTTTGCAATTTTAAATCAGAGGGGGTAAAAGGGCTAACTACAGATACTTGAATACCATGATTTTTCTTATGCATAGAATGTTAGATGTGCATCTAATTTTTGCTCAAAATATATTAGAAGAAA encodes the following:
- the LOC107465019 gene encoding snRNA-activating protein complex subunit isoform X2, with product MPPESLMMMVDDLKIFTEDELMDMSLKEIFEGMENNENRPPPSDQSKVGGGEKRSRKKRKGTNNPILESGCIEKVEQVVRIKQKQEEDKESARLHSFNPACKINETLKPGRNGRMRSLRSTNYTKKVSAADLQQHIPVTFPEVLLSVEVYHNVRQCVKTQELLVLGKQPLTDLREKIHCSMDQVMQKAGQYDPSGYFLIEDVFYTDLRDPSAINYAKPILDWLRNSKEEVQKKWEYIISGRLHQKHKAIMGEVSASNLPRFASIEMQKIRFCDLLFRLGAGYLYCHQGDCTHTLVIRDMRLFHTDDVHNRTVYPIVTFQLKMVFKKCSACKIFRATKVTADDKWTPQNPCYFCDECFSLLHFNDDGLPYYNSFLEYDYNHD
- the LOC107465019 gene encoding snRNA-activating protein complex subunit isoform X1, giving the protein MDFIESSVPEALDCDLSFPRGGPIYVPNMVSPSTTVPQFENSIISELQNLEAELSQDATRISDDDVSVDDLKIFTEDELMDMSLKEIFEGMENNENRPPPSDQSKVGGGEKRSRKKRKGTNNPILESGCIEKVEQVVRIKQKQEEDKESARLHSFNPACKINETLKPGRNGRMRSLRSTNYTKKVSAADLQQHIPVTFPEVLLSVEVYHNVRQCVKTQELLVLGKQPLTDLREKIHCSMDQVMQKAGQYDPSGYFLIEDVFYTDLRDPSAINYAKPILDWLRNSKEEVQKKWEYIISGRLHQKHKAIMGEVSASNLPRFASIEMQKIRFCDLLFRLGAGYLYCHQGDCTHTLVIRDMRLFHTDDVHNRTVYPIVTFQLKMVFKKCSACKIFRATKVTADDKWTPQNPCYFCDECFSLLHFNDDGLPYYNSFLEYDYNHD
- the LOC107465019 gene encoding snRNA-activating protein complex subunit isoform X4 — its product is MDMSLKEIFEGMENNENRPPPSDQSKVGGGEKRSRKKRKGTNNPILESGCIEKVEQVVRIKQKQEEDKESARLHSFNPACKINETLKPGRNGRMRSLRSTNYTKKVSAADLQQHIPVTFPEVLLSVEVYHNVRQCVKTQELLVLGKQPLTDLREKIHCSMDQVMQKAGQYDPSGYFLIEDVFYTDLRDPSAINYAKPILDWLRNSKEEVQKKWEYIISGRLHQKHKAIMGEVSASNLPRFASIEMQKIRFCDLLFRLGAGYLYCHQGDCTHTLVIRDMRLFHTDDVHNRTVYPIVTFQLKMVFKKCSACKIFRATKVTADDKWTPQNPCYFCDECFSLLHFNDDGLPYYNSFLEYDYNHD
- the LOC107465019 gene encoding snRNA-activating protein complex subunit isoform X3; the protein is MPPESLMMMYQDELMDMSLKEIFEGMENNENRPPPSDQSKVGGGEKRSRKKRKGTNNPILESGCIEKVEQVVRIKQKQEEDKESARLHSFNPACKINETLKPGRNGRMRSLRSTNYTKKVSAADLQQHIPVTFPEVLLSVEVYHNVRQCVKTQELLVLGKQPLTDLREKIHCSMDQVMQKAGQYDPSGYFLIEDVFYTDLRDPSAINYAKPILDWLRNSKEEVQKKWEYIISGRLHQKHKAIMGEVSASNLPRFASIEMQKIRFCDLLFRLGAGYLYCHQGDCTHTLVIRDMRLFHTDDVHNRTVYPIVTFQLKMVFKKCSACKIFRATKVTADDKWTPQNPCYFCDECFSLLHFNDDGLPYYNSFLEYDYNHD